The Hordeum vulgare subsp. vulgare chromosome 4H, MorexV3_pseudomolecules_assembly, whole genome shotgun sequence genomic interval TGCACGCAAAAATCATGAAGGCATCGCTCCTGATTGAATTTATGGGCACATGTTCTCAGCTTAAAATTACAAGCGCTAATCCCTGCTCCGACTTTGTTATTTGTCAACTAATGTGGTAACGTTCAGATAAGGAGAGACCGGCTAGTTTAGCTCCTAGTACTTGTTAATAACCCCGGGCTCGCGTGACCGTTGGAGGATTAGAATAACAATGAGGAGCATATCCATCATATGCAATGCGTTAGACTGTTTATTATAGTTAAATGTTTCACTCTCGTACGTGCTCCTTTTTGTGTTTCAACTTGGGTTCTTTGGTAAAAATATATATTAGTATGAAATTCCCTTTAATTAATAAATAAGTCGCTGTGTAAAAAAAAATGATGTTTCAAGTAAAATACCTTCAGTATGAAATTCTTGTCATTAACACGCATGAATGTACGAGTGGACAAGATCCTTCCTTGTGTTAATTGTGGTGGTGTTGCTTTCAGATGGAAACTAATTGAAGGCCCCATCCAGTCCAGTCGAGTCCAGACCATGCATCCTGTGCAAGCTTATGCACAATGATGATGCTGAATAGCAAGGTGGACATGAGCATTAGCTAGCAGAAGCTGGTAGGTAGTACTACAATCCAAAGCAAAGCACAAGCAGGTCGGTCGATGGATCGATCATAAGAGAAAAGTtagcgtgcatgcatgcatgcattgctGAAAATTATCATTCATGATGCACTGCATTCTTGGGAATATTATCATTATGCTCAAATCCTGGTCCATCCAGCTAATTATTTGCTACGCCGATGCATCAATTTCACCTACTCCTACTACTCTTGTGTTTATCATTCATCTAATTAGAGGTGTTGGCACGCATGTTTTGTTACCCTACACAATGAGAACGTGTCTGCTTGGGATTTGTTTGTCTGGCCAAAATTGAACTAGACATAGACCATACATGTGGGAATGCATGAAGTGAAATGTTAAAGCAAATGAAGAATGGAATGGAAGCAAACAAATGTAAGAGAGTTTGTATGGAATGTGCAACAAGAGTCCAAGATGGGGGAAAGGGTAAAagcaaaagagaagagagaggagagggacaGGGGCAAGAAAGGAAAagtgaaaaagaaaaggaagggaAAGAGGTCACCATCACTGCCCCTGCCTAATGAGGTCTGTCTCTTTTGCCTGCTCAGCTCATCACCTCTCCCAGTCCCAGTTGAGTTGAGGGCTCAAAACACCACAGCAGTAGAGAACACAATAGAAGAATATAACACAAGAGTCTTCCATTCCACTCCTCATCTTGTCTTTCTCCCACATCACAAGTTTCTTTCTTTCTTCAGGCAAAACACATCAGTCTTCTTGAGTAGGAATTCAGTTCGTCAATGGCAATGGTGCTGCctccttgcccttgcccttgataGATTGATAGACGAGCGAGTGGGGTAGTCCGTCAATGGATCAGCCGGTGCCCTCCATCTGCGGCCTCCACCCGGGCATCGCCGTCACCGGCTTCTGCTCCGCCTGCCTCCGCGAGCGACTCGCCGGCCTCCACCCCAGCGACCCCGCCGACTCGGCGGAGCTCCGCCGCTGCAAGTCCTTCTCCTACGCCCGCTCCGCCGCCGCCTACTTGGAGCCGCAGCGCCGCTCCTGCGACGCCCGCGGCGCCGCCGCCCTCTTCCACCAAGACCTCGCGGGGGAGGAGGAACATCTTCCACCAACAACGGCGGCCCGGCCCATGAAAGACCACATCCAccaagagtcctcctccaagaaGACCGCCGGCACATTCGGGGGGCTGGGCAAGAAATGGCAGGAATGGCGCCGcaagagcaagctcaagaagcaggagcAGGGGGGCATCACCAGCAGCAGGGCCGCCATGCCGCACGAGAATCTCCGGCACCGCAGCTTCCGCGACACGCGCTCCGAGGTCGCCGTCGACGCGCTCGGCCGGCGCTCCGTCGATGTGGACACCCTCCTCTCGATGGACCCCGGCCGCATCTCGGTGGATGAGCCCCGAGCTTCTTGCGACGGCTACCACGGCGTACGGTTACGCATTCCCCCGATGCTGTCCCTGGTCGAGGATGCGCCCATCCCACGCTCTGATGGCCAAATCCCCGTGGAGGAAGACGAGGACACCGAGCCCGGCGGCTGCGCCCAGACAAGGGATTACTACTtggactcctccagctccagcagGAGGCGCCGGAGCGTGGACCGCTCGTCCTTCTCCAGCCGCAAGTCATTCTCCGATGCCAGTGAGCTGCCCAGGATGATGGCTGGTGCCACTGCCAATGCCAATGCCAATGCCCGGGTTTCGCCGGCCATTGGTGCCGAGTTCTATCAGTACCACCACGCTCAGAGTCAGAGTGTTCTTGACCATAACCAGCAGTGGGAGCAGGGACCGAATTCTTATTCTCTCCGGGATGATGATATGTCAGGGAGCATTGATCCGGCGGCATTCCAGGATGGCATCCCTCTGCCGGCTAAGAAGTCTAAGAAGTGGATCAAAGGGTGGAACATCTGGGGTCTCATACATAAGAAGAGCAGCACCAAGGAATCTGAAGCCACCAGTTTGGCCAACAGATCATTCTCAGAAAAGTGGCCGGAGCTCCGTGCAAGGGGATACAATGGGCAGATGCTCAGGTGCAACAGCAGCGTAAGCGCAAGGAGCTCCTTCGGTAATAGTGGAGCAGCAATGGGCGGTGTGAGCGGGAGGAGGAGCAATGTGGAAATGCATGTTAATGGCTTAGGGAGGATGAGGAAGGAGGAGGTTTTACTCGAGAGGAATTTCAGTGCAAGGTACACGCCTTGCACGGTTGATAATGGTGCCATCCCTTATCCAGTCGGAGGTACCCAATTCAACCGGCGAAATCAGAATGGGATGCCCGGGAAAGGAAGGCCTGCTCGTTCATCCAATTTGCCTCGTAGCTCACTTGGAATGTACTGATGTAGCAGTGATGAAGGCAGGTTTATGTTCTTCTCCATCTTCATCCAATGTGCCTTGGCTACAATGTGCATAGCTATGGTAGTAGCGTCATCAAAATCAACTTTTTATAGGCTCAGAAGAAAAGGTCGTCAGGTGAAGTGGTGATGCTGTTGGATTATATACCTTACTTAGTCTTATTTCCTACTGGGCTTGGGAGTGGAGCATAGCATTTAACTTTACACCCTTGTATAAGATATGCCATATGTATGTTTGCTTTTCTCAATTGAATTCAAGTTAGCATTCTGGCAATAGCAATAACATGATGTAGGGGCTATGGAATCAAATGCCGATAATCTTATTGGTGTTGTAAGATGTTTTGGATCTTGTTTGAGATTGACAGCAAGAAAATTGCAGGGTCCTTGTTACAGCCTAGCAGCATGTCAGGTTTTCTCCATAAATCTTAAATCCGTTACAACTTCATTTCTTCCTTAAGCTGTGCTTATGTTACTTTTAGGGCTACCTAGGTTGCTTGTTTTCAGGTTATTGTAAAAAAATACATTATTCTGCTGGATAAATCAGATAATTGTTATGTTATCTAAGGatcctatcgcatttcccttatgTTTCAGAATGAAGTTGTTATGACCGGCATCGTTTATagccggaggaggcccaatgggccggtttagttaggggcttagcccaaattattttatttttattagcaTCAAGATTATATAAACAGTTGTAAGACACCCTTCTGAAATTAAGCAATAAGACATACtccatccgtcccaaaataactgtcttaagcttagtacaactttatactagagctagtataaagttgagacaattattttgggacggagggagtattatattgTCCGGCTTCGAGAGGAGCCGGAATCCCTAACCCTAGTCGCCGCCTCTTCCATCGCTGTTGCCTCCCCACAGCGCGAGACGGCGCCCTCGCGCCGGCCGCCGCGCTCACGCCCACGCCCACGCCAGCTTCCCTCCTACCCTTACAATTTCAGGCAGAGGCAGTAGGATCCTAACTCGTACCAGTTTGGTATCAGGAAGCTTTGGTTCGGTCATGTcttcgccgccaccaccaccgcctcgATGACCACCACGGATGGCGCCCCGCACGTGCCCGTGTCGGTCACCTCGCCGTGCCGCTTCCTACCGTCCTCACCCCGGAGGAGATCGTAGGAGCGATCCGCGACCTCACCACCGCCGTCCAGGGGATCCGCCTCTACCTGGCCGGCCCCTACGGGCCGCCGCCAGTCGCGCCAACAACCGCCGCCAAcgggtcgttgttgctgttgtggcagTCGCCGCACCAGGCGGCATCTATCGCGCTCGCCGGGCCGCTGCAGCCGACGCTACTGTTGTCGTCGCCGCCACCCTCCGTCGGGCCGCTGCAACGACGATGCTGCTGTCGTCGCCGCCACCCTCCGCCGGGCCGGGCCCTACCTCGGCGCCAGGGCTCCCTATCCACCAGCTCTAGGTTTcccccctcgccgtcgccgctacCGACCTGGGTGACTGGGATGTCGCAGCCGGTATACACGACGGCCTCGGCGCCGTCGCACATCCAGTCACCACCGGCGCCACCCCCGCAGTACGGCGAGACCTCTAGCTTCGCGGGTTCTTACGCCGGCCCCGACGGTTACCCGGCGCCGACCCCCGCACTTCTCCGCGCCGACGAGCCGTACCACCACGGCGCCCATACCCACACGTCGTCGCGTTTCACCAAACTAGACTTAGCCACCTACAACGGCACCGAggaccccctgaactggctcaacCAATGTGACCAGTCCTTCCGAGGGCAACGAACGCTAGCGTCGGACCGCAGTTGCTCGCTTCGTATCACCTCCGAGGCGCCGCACAGACGTGGTATTACGCTCTCGAGtaggacgagggcggcatgcctCCATGGGAGCGTTCCCGCGAGCTCTGCCTCCGATCCAAGGAAGCCGGCTTGCGGAGCTTGGCCACCTACCCTTCACCTCCACGGTGCAGGACTTCGCTGACCGCTTCGAGGCCCTGGCGTGTCACACGCCCGGCGTGACGGATCGCCAGCGGGCCGAGCTCTTCGTGGGCGGTCTGTCGGATCACATCCGAGTGGATGTGGAGTTGCGGGGCCCCCAAGACCTCCAAATGGCCATGTGTTACGCCCGTGCCTTCGAGCGTCGCGCGCAGGCCCTGCAGCAGGCGTCGCCGGCTCGGGGCGCCCGGTAGCTAGGAAGGCCGGCCCCGACACCACTAGCGTCGGGGCGCCCGCCTCCGGCCTCTACGGCGACCCCTGCTCCAGCCACGACGCGGCCCTTCCGTCGGCTCACCCCggccgagcagctcgagtgcCGTCGCCAGGGGCTTTGCTATAACTGCGACGAGCCCTACGTGTCGGGCCACGTATGCCCGCAcctcttctacttggagacggctgactacgtcgaggagggcaCCATCACTGATGGGCTCGGTGACTTGCCCACCCTAGTTGTGGCGGAGGCCACACCGGCGCCAGCTCCTGCGACGGCTCTCGTGGTCTCCCTTCATGCTCTCGCGGGCATCCGAGACGAGTGGACTATGCTCTTACCGGTGATGATCAACGGCGAGCGCCCGATGGCCCTCTTGGATACGGGCTCCACGCATAACTTCCTACCTGAGTCGACCACGCACCGCTTAGCGCTCCAGCCGACGGGCGGGGAGCACCTCCGGGTCACCGTGGCTAACGGCGACCGCGTCCGGTGCCATGGGATTGCGCGGAACGTGCCCATCACCATCGACGATGAGCACTTCACCATCATGTGCGCCGACATTGACTTGGGCTGCTTTGACTTCATCCTCGGCGTCGACTTCTTGAGGACCCTCGGTCCCATCCTCTGGGACTTCGACGCCATGTCGATGACCTTCTGGCGCCAGAGTCACCGCATCCGGTGGGTGGCGCCTCCCCAGCGACGCCGCAGCTCCAGCTGGCAGTGACTACTACAGGGCCCGAGCAACCCATGTTGGATCATCTCTTGCAGCAGCACCGCGACCTCTTCGGCGAGCCTCAGGGCCTTCCGCCAGCCCGGGTGTATGACCACCGCATTCATCTCCTGTCGGGCATGGCACCGGTTGCGGTGCGCCCCTACCGCTACCCCCAGTTGCAAAAGGATGAGCTGGAGCGGCAGTGCACGCTCATGCTCGCCTtgggcatcatccggatttccACGTCGTCGTTTTCGGTGCCGGTCCTCCTCGTCCGTAAGTCGGAAGGCACGTGGCGCTTCTGGATCAACTACCGCACCCTGAATACCCTGACGCTCAAGGACAAATTTCCTATTCCAGTCGTCGACGAGCTCTTGGATGAGCTACATGGGGtgcgcttcttcaccaagctcgacctccgtTCGGGCTACCACCAGGTGCGGATGCACCCGGACGAGGTCGCGAAGACTGCGTTTCGGACTCATCACGACCACTTTGAGTTCTTGGTGATGCCTTTTGTCCTCTCCAACGCTCCGGCGACCTTTCAGGCCTTGATGAACGATGTCCTCTGCCCCTACTTGCGTCgatttgtgcttgttttcttcgATGACATTCTTATCTACAACGCCTCTTGGGCAGAGCACCTTTAGCacgtcgccatcgtcttcaacgagcttcaggcgcatcatcttcatcttaagcgctcgaagtgctcgtttgGCACGCCTTCCGTCGCCTACCTCGACCATGTCATCTCGGCCAAGGGTGTTGCTATGGACACCGACAAGGTGGCGGTTGTCGCGGCCTGGCCGACGCCGCACTCACCGCGGGCTCTCCGCGGCTTCCTGGGCCTCGCGGGGTACTACCGGAAATTCATCCGGGAGTTCGCCCTGTTGCGACACGACGCCTTCGCCTGGGTTGCGGAGGCAATAGAGGCGTTCGAGGCCCTCAAGCAGGCCCTCGCGACAGGCCCCGTCCTCCAGATGCCCGACTTTGACCGGCCGTTCAtggtggactgcgacgcctcCGGTGTGGGGTTCGGCGCCGTTCTTTATCAGGGCGACGGGACGCTTGCGTTCTTCAGCAGGCCTTTCGCCGCGCGCCATCATAAGCTCGCGGCTTGGTGCAAGCTGTGTGTTCACTACAACCTTATTAGACCAGATGTTATCTACCGTGCCGCAGCATCAGTGGATGAGCAAGCTctttggcttcgacttcaccgCCGAGTATCGTCTGGGCCGCCTTAACACCGCGGTCGACGCCCTGTTCCACTGGGACGCCGACCACGACGCAAACGCCGGCGACTCCGACGGGGCGGCTCTCTGCATCCGCTCGGGGCCCTCCTTCGCCCTCCTTGACAACATCCGCCAGGCTACCGCGGACGCGCGGGACGCTCATCTCCTTCAGCAGCGCCTCGACGCCGACGACCTGTCCGAGCTGTGGCGTTTGGCAGACGACTTGCTCCTACATGGGCGTTGCCTCTTCGTGTTGGATCACGGCGATCTCTGTCACTAGGTTCTGCTGCTGACACACTCGGTCGACCACGAGGGTGTGCAAAAGACTCTCCACCATCTCCGTGCCGATTTCCACATCCCTGGCGATCGGACCTTGGTCCAGGACTGGGTGCGGTCTTGTGTTACGTGCCAGCGTAACAAGACAGAGACAGTACGCCCGGCTGGGTTCCTACAGCCCTAGGAGGTGTCCTCTCAAGTCTGGGCCGATATCTCCATGGACTTCATTGAGGGCCTCCCAAAGGTGGGTGGCATGTCTGCCATCCTCACGGTGGTcgaccgcttctccaagtacgctCACTTCATCGCGCTCGGCCATCCCTACACGGCTGCCTCCGTGGCTCGTGCCTTCTTCGACGACATTGTCCGCCTCCATGGGTTTCCATCTTGGATCATCAGCAGCCGGGACCCGGTGTTCACGGGGCATGTTTGGCGTgatctctttcgactggcgggcgtgaagctccgccTGAGTACGGCCTTCCATCCTTAGACGGAcgccaatccgaggtggtcaacaaggtgattgcCATGTATTTGAGTTGTGTTACAGGTGATCGTCCTCGTGCTTGGGTGGATTGGCTCGCATGGGCGgtgtactgctacaacacctcttATCACTCCGCCATGCGTGCCACGCCGTTCGAGGCGGTATATGGCCGACCGTCCCCGCCCATCCTGGCGGTTGACCCTGAGACGGCTAGGACCGAGGCGACGGGCGATCTTCTTCGCAGCATGGACGAGATGCTTGCGGAGGTGCGCCAACGCCTTCTCCAGGCCCAGCAACTGTCGAAGCGGTACTATAATGACCATCACCGAGAGGCAGAGTTTGTAGTGGGCGACTGGGTGTGGCTGCACCAGTCCCTGGACCCCGAGCGCTAAGCGCAAGCTGGGCCCTCGCTACGCGGGGCCATTTTATGTGGTGGAGCGCATAGGCAAGGTGGCCTACCGGCTCCAGCTTCCGACCGGTGTCAGCATCCATGACGTGTTTCATGTGGGGTTGCTGAAGCCCTTCCATGGAGACCCGCCAGTCGCCACACCGGTGCTACCTCGGACCTCCGACGGGCGCCTTCTTCCAGGACCGGCCAAGGTGTTGCAGGTCCAGCAGCGTCGTGGAGTGTGGCATTTATTGATCCAGTGGCAAGGCCTTCCGAAGGAGGATGCCACTTGGGAGCAATTAGAGGAGTTCCGCCGATATTTTCCAGacttccagctcgaggacgagctatttgcgcaggcggggagagatgttatgaccggcaaCGCTTATAGCcgaaggaggcccaatgggcccgtttagttaggggcttagcccaacttattttatttttattagcaTCGAGATTATATAAACAGTTGTAAGACACCCTTTGAAAATTAAGCAATAAGACATATTCTATTGCCCGGCTCCCAGAGGAGCCGgaatccctaaccctagccgtcgCCTCTTCCATCGCCACCGCCTCCCCACCGCGCGAGACGGCGCCCTCGCGCCATCCGCCGCGCTCACGCCAGCTTCCCTCCTACCCCTACAATCTCAGGCAGAGGCCCGGTAGGATCCTAGCTCCTACCAGAagtaatatactccctccgtttctaaatatatgcCTAGGGCGCCGTCCGCCACGCTCACGCCAGCTTCCCTCCTACCCCTACAATCTCAGGCAGAGGCCCGGTAGGACCCTAGCTCCTACTAGAagtaatatactccctccgtttctaaatatatgccgttttagagatttcaatatgaACTACATTAGGAACGGAGTAGTATATAATAGCAGCTTGATTAAGAAAAGAAGCCCCAAAGCCGAATACCCAGTATCTAAATTCTGCTCAACTGAAAGGGGAGCCAAGTTGAATGGACTGTGGCCCTTATTCCACTAGCATTGGTGCTAAATTAAATGGAAAAGTATATCTGGGCCGTCTATTTGCAGTTGGAGGGAAGTTGTATCTGTTTCAAATTCAGAACGTAGCTAAATATACAAGATCAGATTAACCAGAAGCAAAACACACATTTGTATGCAACCAGAAGCAGACTTGACTACTCGAAAGTTAGTTTGATTCCAGGCCATGGCATACGAAACAAGGTTCGGTATGTCTCCCCGCCAACCCTATGAACATCAGTATCCTAAAAGCTACACTGACAACACAACGGCAAGAATACCACACGAACAAATTAAGTACCATGAAAATGAAGTGATGTTTCTCTTCTGATTAATTGTTGCTAGTTTATCTGTGATGTTTAGGCACGAGTAACCAGAGCAGCAAAGCTCAATGATCTGACATTGACAAATAATACAGCAACTGTAAAACAAAAATACGCACAACACAGCAGCATCTGCAGGTCAGCACTCAACAGTGAAGCAAATGTGTCCACAGTCTGCTCTTCTCCGGGCAGGCCCTTGCCAACACCTCCTTCAGGCTTCCCACCGACTGCAGCCTCTCCTCCACCTTCCCTTTCACCGCCGCATCTTGCTACATGCAGCAAAAACATATCACACCACTAGTTAGCTTTTCTTCTTCAGCCAAACGCCACACCATAATCAATATATGCATCGCGATTCAACTTAGGTTTGTGAAAGAAGAGGTTGCCTTTGATATCCACAGAATGTAGAGCGCTGCAAGCTCCACCTGAACACGTGTTTCACCAAACTCATCACCAGGAGCACCCAGGCAGTCTGACAGGAGGTGTATCTCTTGGGATAGGAAGAGGTCTGCCAGGGACTCGCTTGATGGGCTGGTTTCCTCACAGCTGAGCAAGTGTTGTACCCACCACTGTGAGAGGAACCGACGATGGTTCCACAACGACTGCATCAATACAAAATAAACTTTACGAATCAGTCACAACCCCCAGCAATAATACCATCTTTGATTCATCACAGGCACAAAACCTCTCTCCCTTGGTAGCGTCTGATGAGCGTATCATTCCACGTTAGTTCCTCCTGTCGGGTCATATATAATCAAGTCTCTATCAACATGGCCTGAAATGCGCATGGGCTTGTTTTCTACTCCATAACAGATgtatatatatactccctccgtttctaatatatatatatataggtaaattgtttggggcacctaggtgcctgggCACCTAGCATTTAATAGTTTGCATGTCAATTCATTAGCATTTACtaatttggaaagaattaaaacaCACATTAATTGATGAAGAGAGAATAAGAACATAAAAGGAAAGATGTTTACATGTTTACttgcatccttttcagatcaaggTATACATATATGTACGCTCAAGGTGACTCGTCGGTGAATGAAAATTCTACGCATGGatgaacacacatatatatacacagACATTGATTATTTCATTAGGTATCCAAGACAAAATACTTTTATTATTTAGAACTAATAAATTATCCATCAGACTCCAAATCGCAGAGACATACCCATGGCATATAATACCTAGTAATAAATTATGTAGATACGTCGTTATATATTTTTAATGATTTATTTTAGGTTGTAGCTAGTAAAAAATTATATACGTATGCG includes:
- the LOC123448226 gene encoding protein OCTOPUS-like, translated to MDQPVPSICGLHPGIAVTGFCSACLRERLAGLHPSDPADSAELRRCKSFSYARSAAAYLEPQRRSCDARGAAALFHQDLAGEEEHLPPTTAARPMKDHIHQESSSKKTAGTFGGLGKKWQEWRRKSKLKKQEQGGITSSRAAMPHENLRHRSFRDTRSEVAVDALGRRSVDVDTLLSMDPGRISVDEPRASCDGYHGVRLRIPPMLSLVEDAPIPRSDGQIPVEEDEDTEPGGCAQTRDYYLDSSSSSRRRRSVDRSSFSSRKSFSDASELPRMMAGATANANANARVSPAIGAEFYQYHHAQSQSVLDHNQQWEQGPNSYSLRDDDMSGSIDPAAFQDGIPLPAKKSKKWIKGWNIWGLIHKKSSTKESEATSLANRSFSEKWPELRARGYNGQMLRCNSSVSARSSFGNSGAAMGGVSGRRSNVEMHVNGLGRMRKEEVLLERNFSARYTPCTVDNGAIPYPVGGTQFNRRNQNGMPGKGRPARSSNLPRSSLGMY